The DNA window TATTGCAAGTTTTTGTAGTAGATGTGTTTTCTgcaaattttttatctttttattttatttcttgtccATAGTTTTGTGAATCAGTTTTTGGTTAGTATTTGATGCTAAGAGAAGAGTGCTTCCTTTGATACCATACTATACCATTAAAATCAGTTTCTGGGTTAACTAGAAAATGGGTAATTTGGATACTTTCATGGCCAAATCAGTTAGCAAAGAGATAGTTATGTCTTCTCTTTCAATTTTCGCTATTAAGGATGATTCTttttaagagaaagaaaaggtTTGGCTTCTTCATCTGTAAGTTCTCTTGACCATAAAACCCTGCCTGCAAAGCTTGCCCCTAGTCCAGTGCATTTGTACTGCCTATAAAACACAGTCGTGCCAACCCACATAAACCAACCACATCAATACAAAATTACAAACTTTAGCACCCTATCATGCATGCGTATGCTATATAGCTTCTGCAATCTTTGCTAAATTTTACCGTATGAATATAGCTTTATCAGTAACAGGTAAGCACAATATCCTTGCAAAAGCAAAATTATATTTATAGACAAAAACTGTAGCTTAGTACCGTGAAGAACCTTTAACTTAAAAAGCTTTAAAAGGCCGACAATTGGTTTATTCTCTAACAAAACACTCAAGAGTCCATTTAGAGGAAGAGATTAGATTTAGATATATAAATCACTATATTATAGCTTCAAAAAAACTTGGCTACAAGTCTACAGTCATTGTTTCATGTTTCTCTAGTTAATTGACTCTCAGCTGGAATCTTCAACACCATAGCAGGTAATTCCATGCTATCCTCCAACTTGGTCGATTTAGAACCGTCAGTGATTGGTAATTCTTGAACTTTACCGTTCTCTGTTGCTATTGAGTTCTTCTGATCTTAACTTTTGCCTCATAGCACAGTGTAGAGTCTTAAGATTATGATTACAGTTCCTATTATGTTgggaaaaaacaaaagaaatttacATGAGTGAATAATGCTAAATGGAAAGGAAAATCTAAGGTGTAAAATGATGAGGTAAAATACCTTCCCAAGTGAACTTTCTCCGCTAATATAAAAGATCCCAGAGCTGCAGTGTTGATCATGCAAAGGGGACTAAAGGCAGTAACAAAAACTGGGCCTTGTTCCCTAATCACAACTCCTTGTgcataattattcaatacttgttttttaacacaattacaaataatttatctgatattagttttttttcaatttatatcgatcactattgtagcttaataattgagtattattataaataaattattgcaatatatgtaaaaataatttaaaatataaaaatttattaatatatatattaatatatgtaaaaacaacttttccggaaattattttcaagaaatctgtcaaacaacagaaaatattttacacagattcaatcaaacaccagaaaatatttttcaataaatcattttacagaaaagtaaaatattttccaaaaattattttacaaaaaatattttactgacAATCAAACAGAACTTCAGTTATGGCattaaattaatcaaaagtaAAATAACTACATggaagagaaaaaagagaaaaaaattttggATCACACAGTCAACACGGTTTTGCAATTTTTCTGTCAATTTTggtaaaagagaaaaaagaaacaattttTCTTACATTTCAGTTAGGTTAACGGTCAAATCAAAGGAAGTCCCGAAATTCGTAAGATGAACATATCTTtgcaataattcaaaaaaaataaaactaaaaaacatATCTTTGCAACTTCCAATTATCGTCATTGGTCGGCCTCCCCTTCAATGCTTTCCGCCATTGGTCGGTTACTTAATTTCTTCACCTACAACTCATACCAATCATCAGCACTACGAAAAAAGTaaccatttttttttcctttctcaaAATTTTAGAGCAACGCCATTTTCCATTCATCCTCCATAACCATATATTTTCTTAACAAAGAAGACAAACTAAGTGTTTTTCTTTTGGGTTTATtactccttttttattttttgggtttttgacAGTGAATTCTTTCTGGAAtctcccccccccctttttttgtCTTTCTTCTACTTTCGGCTTTCAGTATTTTTCTGAATCAGCAGCCGACCTTTTGGTCTTTGTGGGctgcttatttattatttttttaataaaaagaaattttctccttataaatcaatacaaaaaataCGTGAGAACAACGTGCATCCTTTGTTGTtacctgttcttttttttttttaattcttatatATAAAACTACTTCAACTTTTGTTTTCTTTCGTTTCAATAACTGTTAGATGAGTTTCATTAGACGATTTCTCCTCTGAATTTTCAgtaattccttttttttctctattgGTTTTCTTCCTTGAGTTTCTCGCACACAGATCAGCTTTCTCTTTTCTACAACTTGTAAAAGTTTCTTTTTTGGCCTTGGAAATATCATAGTTTGACCTGCATGTATGATCCAGTTTATGTTCTTGAATTATGTTAATATGATTTAAGTTCtattgtgtaattgatcttaCTTTTGATTTTCTGATGGATGTTTAATTAGGTCATCTTGTGAGGGTATTGATTGAAAGTTTACACCTTTTTGTTAGCTTCTGATTTAGGCTTCTATGTTATTTGCTTATAATTtggtttttaaagttctttatcCATGGTCCATACTTATCTCTCATAAGAAACTAGCTTGTCTCCTGCTATCATTTTGTTTTGTTAGTTTCTTATTTTTAGCTATTTGCATATgcccaaaatgattttttttcctgTTTCTTTTCTTGATTATGCTTTATAGTTTtctttatatgattaaaattgaTCCTCTACAAtagctgatttttttttatatttggaacTTGTCTCATTACTTTGTGATTTGGATGCATTTTATACACTTTAATATATTGGGTTTAATGAAAACAAATGATGTTCTTGGCCTAATTTTATGATGATATACCTTTTCATCTTTATGCAAGATGTATGGATATTGGTATCCTTAAGATTTCTGTGCTTGAATTTGTTTAATATAAGAACTTTAGTTCATTAGTTTGTTGTTTGagatttagggtgggtttggataggCGATTgagtgcggtgcgtttagtttactttttgtttcacgctacagtatctaatctcatcgccaccgctgtttttatactaaccgcaggtaaacgcaccgtccatccaaactcacccttataTTTGGCAATTATGGCTATTAATCTTGTATTGGAATTTTGTTTATCCACTCTCTCTTGCATGCATAAATCTTCTATGAAAAGTGGTTTTTGAGATTTTTGATGAATGACATAGAGGCATCATGCATGATGTTGTTATCAAGAACTTTATGTCGTAGAATTTGTCTGTCAGATGATGTTTCGTTTCTTTTCGATCTTTTCTCTTATCTCTGTCGATCTTTTTCTATTGGCAGCTTTGAATCTAGCCTTGGATTATTGATTTCATTTTGGGAGTTTTGGACTTCGATTTATTTGAAGCAGTTCATTATCTTGTTCTAAGGTCGCATAATCTTCTAGGAGATGGGTAGAGGGGGTACTTCATCTGCTAACACGGGGAGAATTTCCCGTCGGTTTAGTACGGCCTTATCATCAGCCTTTTTTGAATGGCTGTTGCTTTTTATGCTCTTCATTGATGCTATAGTTTCATacctaataaaaaaatttgctcaTAAATGCAAATTGCGAACCCCGTGTATGCTATGCTCAAGACTTGATCATGTTTTCGGCAAAGAAAAAGGGAAGTTTTATATGGATCTTGTATGTAATGATCATAAGTTGGAGATTTCATCCTTAGTTTACTGTCATGCTCACAACAAGCTTGTTGATGTTCATGGAATGTGCGAAAGTTGCCTTTTCTCATTTGCTACAATGAATAAGTCTAATGCCGAAACCTATCGGTTATTGGTCGGAAAGTTGGGGGATTTTGATTGTGGTCTTGAGGAGGATCCCTCACTTGGGAATCATAAACTTGGATGTTCAACTAAAAGACACTGTTCTTGTTGCAATGAGCCATGGATGCCAAGAGAGTATGTCAAAACATCGATTCAGACTCGATCGGCTGTGTTTCCGGATACTAAATTTGATCTACCTTTACCGGTTTCTGTAGGACATGGTCATGATGAGCAGAACAGAAGTAGCGATGTGTCTGTTTGGTTTCAAGCTACACATCAGAGAAAAAATCAGCCTGATACTTTATCTCATGTAGTATATTCGGAGCTTCAGATTGATTCGGAGTCAGAATCTGAAGTGAAAAACGATGCTGGCGGTGAGGAAGATGGCATAATTATCCAAACTCATCATCTAAAACAAGATCTTGTTGATCAACACGTGCAGCCAGAGTCTCAAACTTTTACTTTATCTGACAATTTTGCTTCAGAGAAATTCATGGATCCTGTTTCTGCACTTAAGCCTTCAATATTCATTTcacaatcagaatcagaatcagaatcagccATCATTGAGCCTCTTGGCACTATACCGGCGGAATCTACTGATTTGAAACAACATGGCTTGGAGGAACTTAATTGGGAGCAAGCCAGTACCAAAATCGAGCCATCCGCTTCTTCTAAGCTTATTTCTATTGATGATGTGCCTTTATCATCGATGGACAAGGAAGCTTCTATCGATGTGTCAACAGAAATGAATCTTAGTTCCATTGATAAGGTCTCCCCATGGTCGAATGCTGGTGAAATTCCTAATCAAGGGTCGGAAGATGGTAAGCTTATTTcccttgattttctttcttcGTCTCCAATCGACAATGAAACTCTGGTTGAAGTACCAAAGGAAAGCAAGAACATTTCCGTCGACAATGTTTCTCCATCAAATGTTGCTGCATCTTCCGTCAAAGAATCAAAAGAGAGTAGTAAGTTGAACTTACTAGATACACCCCTCCTACTTAATATCTGTGAGATTGTTTcgtattaatttaacattttctgTCACTAGGTGTCATAGAAACTCCTGAAGTTGAGAAGATATCTGAGGCAAAGTGTGAAGAAATCCACGTATCGGCAGAACAGCCACTTCCACTACCTGAATCACTGGTGGAAGAAAACCGTGTCATGAATGGGAAAAGCATCCAAGCGATCAATTCATTGGACCTAAGCGATGCTTATAAGCTAGCTGTAGGTAGTAAAGGTAGACAGTTATCTGGTTTGCTTGTTGAACAATGGATTGGAAGAGATTCTTCTAGACTTAGTGAAGATTTAAAGGTCTTATTGTCGCAATTATCTTCTCGAGGGATGGAGCAATTGATGAGTGATGTAAGTCCTAGGATCGCTGCAAGTCCGAGGATTGTTGTAAGTCCAAGGATATCTATAAACAGTGATGATTTAAAAGCCTCAGATTCTTCTGCATTTAATGGAATTGAGATACTTCAAAGGAGGGTCTCATTGGAGAGAAATGAGTCTGGTTTATCATTAGATGGAAGCATTGTTAGCGAAATCGAAGGTGAAAGCGTGGTTGATCGGCTAAAACGACAGGTTGAGCATGACAGGAAACTATTGAGTGCTTTGTATAAGGAATTGGAAGAAGAAAGAAACGCGTCTGCAGTCTCTACAAATCAAGCGATGGCCATGATTACTCGACTGCAGGAAGAGAAGGCAACGCTGCAAATGGAAGCCTTGCAGCACCTGAGAATGATGGAAGAACAAGCCGAGTACGATATGGAAGCACTGCAAAACACAAACGACCTTCTTGcggagaaagagaaagagattCAAGATCTAGAAGCCGAGCTAGAGTTTTACAGGTTGAAGTTCCCCAGTGAATTCATGCCGGCGGACATAGTGAAGTCCGCATACAATTTGCAAGTAACACGGGACACAATGGATCATTTAGAAGCTAATAGTATTGAAGAAAAGGCAATCTTACATACAGATACAGTTACCGAAAAGCCGAACATCGGCTCCACAGCTGAAGAAACATATCAATTATTTGAGGACACAAACAAAGTCACCATGAAGAATCCATTGTCTGAACATGAACATGGGTACCAACAAGAACTCATTCCTTGAGGCTTTATTTACAAACACTACAAAGGTAAGTACTTTGATTTTCATTGTCTGAAAATGTGAAAATGCATTTGCATGAtacaaatttcatatataaaatattgcttacttatttttgttaatttaacaGATGCCTGCAAGAGATGCTACTGGCCATGAATTGTAAAGTATTCCAGAGATTGTTTTCTCCTTAGAACATAATAATATAGGACatgattttaaaacattattgCAGAGGTTGTGTGACATGTTCATGTCATGTCTGTGTGTAAATTGCTAGCTGACATGTTTTGCATACCATCAAAATTGGAGTTGGTGagatttttttacattttcatatTTCTCTTGGTAATCTAAGTTTGCAGTacatttttttcttgatttttctttttcattttttaagttaaaattagtggattgatttgagtgattgcattttgtaaaagggtttgCTGTTTAAGTGTAAATTTAAGGGATGTAAATTAAAATAGATAAGCAATTCCAAGTTTGCTTTTGATtggtttttattgtttttttacatTAATTGTTAATTCCTATAAATAATAtctgtttttaattattaataataaatgaaaatatttttttaataatatataatttctcctcctaatccataaataggagaataatgtgtTTCAGTGTACTTGAACCCAAGTGCTTCTATATTGGTAACAATGCCCATATCAGTTGAACTACAACTCAATCGGCATAACTATAACAATACTTCAAAGCTATCGTAATGCATAGATTAACTTATATGAAGATTGAACAAGATTATGTATTCATAGTGaaattgaatatgataattaatttaagaatttatttataGCTTATTAAAATTAAAACGAATTTATATAATACTTTGATTCTTAATTACatagttataattttttatttgtataagtttaatatgttgattttatCACTTTTGTATGTTACTATTGCATTCATGTTATTTCTATACTATGTTTATATTCATATTATCTTTTGggaaaaatgagtagaaaatgccaatttaaaaatatatttaacaaaataGATCGTTTCCCCCCTAAATTTAGGGAAGTAGGtcaattttggagagagaaaaagaaaacaccTTTTGTAGGACGTGTTTTTAGCATCCCTGTTACCACCTCAGTTGAAAACGTGTCATGTTGGACGCATTTTCGTCCAACGGTAAAAAAGTCTaacagttaatttttttaaacgaCTAAAAACAACTAGTTTATTTGCTATATAAACccaaatcatttttttcttttggcaTTCAAATTCtattctctcaactctctcaattATTTAGTTatcaatttttcattcaatttctctcaaattctagttgttttaattttatatttcataatttctttgattttaattaatttttataatagcaATGTCGTTTATTCATTTGAACAACAAACACATTTTCGGCGtccaattgcaaatggtaagaaaatattattaaaatttttaattttaattaagttaattattaagttaacattattaattttatcacttttttatgtttatataattagACCGAATATCGGATTTTAGAGACGTACATATACAATTTAAGTGCGAGGGCACCGCATGTTATTGAACAACACTTGCAAGTGGCGGGATTTTTGCACATGTCTCATATGCTcggggggactaaattggatcctGCACTTATCAGCGCTTTGGTGGAAAAATGGAGACCCAAGACATGCGCATTTCATCTTCTGTGTGATAAGTGTAAAATTATACTCGATGACATAGCTTTACAACTCGAGTTACCGGTGGATGGGGGAGTCATTACGAGGGCAGTGGACGTTCACGATTGGATTGCAATTTGCGAGCAACTATTAGGCAAGATACCGAACAAGTTTAATGGTAGCCGAATAGAAATGAAATTATTAGAAAATAATTTCTGTTGGAGATCGactcgattaagcaacgaacaagtaaaaaataacaaaagaaattgagaaattgaacacacaaatttaatgtggaaaatccctccaaagaggataaaaaacacgggcaaagataattttactgtAATGATAAAAGAACAAATactacaaaagatggagataaaaactaaacctcgaaaacaaagaacttacgtaaacacaaaattctccaaaagtgttatgagttctaatattttaatgggtgttattttctaaggttgtaaaagagtctacTTATAGGATAAATTCGTTGGTCaactaaattatgctaataaatactaaatatattatactaatgaatactaaatcttctagaaagaaaatatattttgtttaacttgacttgcaaacaatctcttattttatttaataggaatttgggtcacaaaactctaacaatctccaccttgacacaaattctcacaacgccatctttgccaaagcccgccacgggtctatttgaactatgcagggaattaactgagtcgaatctatgcttagaagctggaagacttctagcctttaACTTGTGCActccaaatcaaaactaacccgggtctaaTTTTCACGAACACAATACCCTAACtcttcaaaacctgcatccaaaagaaaaCTTATCTTTAACGAAACAGGCATACCTTTTAAcaagttgacttcgactctgtaacggacgagggacgtccggtTTCACcgatcactgtagaaccttccagaatataaagattgTCAGTCCTTTTAACAAAATAAGAGCTCCACGAGGCACCCTAATGTCGTTCGACTCAATGTTGATTCTATAACCTTTCAAGTccaaaatactcaaggagatgagattctttcataaatcaggtacatacctgacatctgagagtgtcctaatcatcttatcgtgcatcctaattttaaaagtaccaatactgattaccttactagatgaatcgtttcccatgcacagaactccaccttcaaccgaactgtatgtagagaaccattCTTTGTTAGGACACATGTgaaaagaacatcctgaatctaggatccactcggacgtaagCTCAGAGCTAtcactcgttgacactaacaataaatcatcaccgctttcgtCAGCCAAATTAGGACCAACTACATCTTCCTTGTTACTCTCAGTAGCCTTTTTATTTCGCAgcttataacaatctgctttgacgtgacctaacttcttacaatagtaACACATTTTGTctcgcttctttgatgctaccaaaacggaagcttgcctatctaccttgctatccgaaccaaactcattgtcgagtttgtctttactcaacaaatgacccttcacatcttcgaacgagagtttgtctctaccataaatcagggtctccctaaaagacttgtataAAGAGAGTAAAGAGCATAATAATAGCATTGCCTAATCTTCATCGCCAATtttaacctcaacattctttaaaccattcaaaagagtaataaattgactaataTGATCTCTAAGAaactcacattcgttcatgcgaaacataaatagacgttgtttcaacactaaacagttagccaaagacttagtcgcatgaagagtttctaaccttttccacaaggcggatgatgttttctccatcaatacctcctgcaataccccattcgcgaggcacaactggattgtagATAGGCCTTTTCCATCAAGCTCTGCTTAATTTGTCTGATCTAGATTCCTAGGTTTTTTCTTAGTAACGACCTTTTTTAGGAttgtttgaactagaattgccatcatccaaacttgccacagattgaaatttgtggcaccatcgaacttctcaatgtcaaaccttgttgctaccaTTTCTGAATGGGTTGATCTACAAAAATTGaataagctctgataccacttgttggggattgacccgattaagcaacaaacaaataaaaaaagtagaagaaattgagaaattgaacacacaaatttaacatagaAAACCCTCTCCAAATAGGAGAAGGAACCATGGACaaatataattttagtatcacgacaaaagaatgaagagtaaaaaagttggagataaaaactaaaccccaaaacccaaaaataaagaaccctcaaaacgtaagcACAATTATCCAAAAgtattatgagttctaatattttaatgtgtgttattttctaaggttgtaaaagagcctatttataggctaaattcgtaggtcaaataaattatgctaataaatgctaaatatattatactaataaatactaaatcttctagaaagaaaatatattttgtttaacttgatttgcaagcaatctcttattttatttaacaggAATTTGGGTCAT is part of the Gossypium hirsutum isolate 1008001.06 chromosome D11, Gossypium_hirsutum_v2.1, whole genome shotgun sequence genome and encodes:
- the LOC107926810 gene encoding myosin-binding protein 1; translation: MGRGGTSSANTGRISRRFSTALSSAFFEWLLLFMLFIDAIVSYLIKKFAHKCKLRTPCMLCSRLDHVFGKEKGKFYMDLVCNDHKLEISSLVYCHAHNKLVDVHGMCESCLFSFATMNKSNAETYRLLVGKLGDFDCGLEEDPSLGNHKLGCSTKRHCSCCNEPWMPREYVKTSIQTRSAVFPDTKFDLPLPVSVGHGHDEQNRSSDVSVWFQATHQRKNQPDTLSHVVYSELQIDSESESEVKNDAGGEEDGIIIQTHHLKQDLVDQHVQPESQTFTLSDNFASEKFMDPVSALKPSIFISQSESESESAIIEPLGTIPAESTDLKQHGLEELNWEQASTKIEPSASSKLISIDDVPLSSMDKEASIDVSTEMNLSSIDKVSPWSNAGEIPNQGSEDGKLISLDFLSSSPIDNETLVEVPKESKNISVDNVSPSNVAASSVKESKESSVIETPEVEKISEAKCEEIHVSAEQPLPLPESLVEENRVMNGKSIQAINSLDLSDAYKLAVGSKGRQLSGLLVEQWIGRDSSRLSEDLKVLLSQLSSRGMEQLMSDVSPRIAASPRIVVSPRISINSDDLKASDSSAFNGIEILQRRVSLERNESGLSLDGSIVSEIEGESVVDRLKRQVEHDRKLLSALYKELEEERNASAVSTNQAMAMITRLQEEKATLQMEALQHLRMMEEQAEYDMEALQNTNDLLAEKEKEIQDLEAELEFYRLKFPSEFMPADIVKSAYNLQVTRDTMDHLEANSIEEKAILHTDTVTEKPNIGSTAEETYQLFEDTNKVTMKNPLSEHEHGYQQELIP